A genomic window from Streptomyces broussonetiae includes:
- a CDS encoding DUF4142 domain-containing protein has translation MYTTRSRARSAAVCAATLCVLGATSLPALAASSFSTSAVSTLDRQLLTAAHQGNLWEIAASQQAQSAATTACVKQVAVTFIRDHRALDAGVVKTAAELGVTLPSGQTGAQLQQTAALKSLAGKPAYDAAWLKAQYPAHVQTLALIDKVIASGTNPSVKSLAKSARPVVARHTQMVNDGVCHA, from the coding sequence ATGTACACGACTCGATCCCGTGCCCGTTCCGCCGCCGTCTGCGCCGCCACCCTGTGCGTCCTGGGTGCCACGTCGCTCCCGGCCCTCGCCGCGTCGTCGTTCTCGACATCGGCGGTCTCCACCCTGGACAGGCAGCTCCTGACCGCGGCCCACCAGGGCAACCTGTGGGAGATCGCGGCCAGTCAGCAGGCTCAGAGCGCCGCGACCACCGCCTGCGTCAAGCAGGTCGCCGTCACCTTCATCCGCGACCACCGCGCCCTGGATGCCGGTGTCGTCAAGACCGCAGCAGAACTCGGTGTGACACTGCCGTCCGGACAAACGGGCGCGCAGCTGCAGCAGACCGCCGCCCTCAAGTCCCTCGCCGGGAAGCCCGCTTACGATGCCGCGTGGCTCAAGGCCCAGTACCCCGCCCACGTGCAGACCCTCGCGCTCATCGACAAGGTGATCGCCTCGGGCACCAACCCGAGCGTGAAGTCCCTGGCCAAGAGTGCGCGCCCGGTGGTCGCACGCCACACCCAGATGGTCAACGACGGTGTGTGCCACGCATAG
- a CDS encoding sulfite oxidase yields MGSWNKRDDMLVHQDEPYNAETPPDALVDRITSLEAFYGRNHAPIPRIDSGSWRLRVDGLVGRPLELSMDDLRRFRERTVVATLQCAGNRRADLIEVRDIPGQVAWGPGAISTASWSGAGLADVLAEAGIRPEAAHIAFEGADESQQADPPQLFGGSVPLAKATSSEVLLAWSMNGQALPPAHGAPLRVIVPGWIGARSVKWLQRISALAEPTDNYFQTEYSLLPPEVDPRTAGPGDGITLGPIAIHCAFLRPCRGARLTAGPTEVSGFAFAGDDRTVARVDVSADRGSTWIHADLDPPANPWTWQHWRATLTLPPGEGELVARAWDSTAAVQTESPATVWNPRGYANNAAAHLHISCSA; encoded by the coding sequence ATGGGTAGCTGGAACAAACGCGACGACATGCTCGTGCACCAGGACGAGCCCTACAACGCCGAAACGCCTCCCGATGCCCTCGTGGACCGGATCACCTCCCTGGAGGCGTTCTACGGCCGCAACCACGCGCCGATCCCCCGCATCGACTCCGGAAGTTGGCGGCTGCGCGTGGACGGTCTGGTCGGTCGTCCGCTGGAGTTGTCGATGGACGACCTGCGCCGCTTCCGCGAGCGGACGGTGGTGGCGACGCTGCAGTGTGCAGGCAACCGCCGGGCCGATCTCATCGAGGTCCGCGACATACCCGGCCAGGTCGCCTGGGGGCCAGGAGCCATCTCCACGGCGAGCTGGAGCGGGGCAGGGCTGGCAGACGTGCTGGCCGAGGCCGGGATCCGGCCGGAAGCGGCGCACATCGCCTTCGAGGGCGCCGACGAGTCACAGCAGGCCGACCCGCCCCAACTCTTCGGCGGCTCCGTACCGTTGGCCAAGGCCACCTCGAGCGAGGTGCTCCTGGCCTGGTCCATGAACGGCCAGGCGCTGCCTCCCGCGCACGGCGCTCCCCTGCGCGTGATCGTCCCGGGGTGGATCGGTGCCCGCAGCGTCAAATGGCTCCAGCGCATCAGCGCACTGGCCGAGCCGACCGACAACTACTTCCAGACCGAGTACAGCCTCCTGCCCCCCGAAGTCGATCCCAGGACGGCGGGACCGGGCGACGGCATCACCCTCGGCCCGATCGCCATTCACTGCGCCTTCCTGCGGCCCTGCAGGGGTGCCCGCCTGACTGCCGGACCGACCGAGGTCAGCGGGTTCGCCTTCGCCGGGGACGACCGAACCGTGGCCCGCGTGGACGTCTCCGCAGACCGCGGCAGCACCTGGATCCACGCCGATCTCGACCCACCGGCGAATCCCTGGACCTGGCAGCACTGGCGCGCCACGCTCACCCTGCCCCCCGGCGAGGGCGAGCTGGTCGCACGGGCCTGGGACTCCACCGCGGCGGTGCAGACCGAATCTCCGGCGACCGTCTGGAACCCCCGGGGATACGCCAACAACGCCGCTGCTCACCTGCACATCTCCTGCAGCGCCTGA
- a CDS encoding helix-turn-helix transcriptional regulator codes for MERRDERPEAAAGHSLDRRAELSEFLRSRRARLKPEDVGLPAFGRHRRVPGLRREELAQLAGVSVAYYTRLEQGNGRNVSAEVLDAIARALRLTDAEHAHLTHLAKPKSHKKKPAARQQQVRPALRQLLDTMAGVPAYVVGRRSEILAWNRMAAALFGDWAELAPAERNWARMVFLRPDYRDLFVDWEQKAIDIVCALRMDAGCYPDDPRLSALVGELSVKSEEFRRLWATHDVKEKSHGVKRLHHPLVGDLSLHYESFRLADDSDQSLITYHAEPDSASADSLRLLASWGTDATRTASSLP; via the coding sequence ATGGAACGCAGGGACGAACGGCCGGAAGCCGCCGCCGGGCACTCGCTGGACCGGCGGGCCGAGCTGAGCGAGTTCCTGCGCAGCCGGCGGGCCCGGCTGAAGCCGGAGGACGTGGGGCTGCCCGCCTTCGGACGGCACCGGCGGGTACCGGGGCTGCGCCGCGAGGAGCTGGCGCAGCTGGCCGGGGTGTCCGTGGCGTACTACACACGCCTGGAGCAGGGCAACGGCCGGAACGTCTCGGCGGAGGTCCTGGACGCGATCGCCCGTGCCCTGCGGCTGACGGACGCCGAGCATGCCCACCTCACCCACCTGGCGAAGCCCAAGTCGCACAAGAAGAAGCCGGCGGCGCGCCAGCAGCAGGTCCGCCCGGCGCTGCGGCAGCTGCTCGACACGATGGCGGGCGTACCGGCGTACGTCGTGGGGCGGCGCTCGGAGATCCTGGCGTGGAACCGGATGGCGGCGGCGCTCTTCGGCGACTGGGCGGAGCTGGCGCCTGCCGAGCGGAACTGGGCGCGGATGGTGTTCCTGCGGCCGGACTACCGTGATCTCTTCGTCGACTGGGAGCAGAAGGCGATCGACATCGTCTGCGCGCTGCGCATGGACGCCGGCTGCTACCCCGACGACCCGCGGCTGTCGGCGCTGGTGGGCGAGCTGTCGGTCAAGAGCGAGGAGTTCCGGCGGCTGTGGGCCACGCATGACGTCAAGGAGAAGAGTCACGGCGTCAAGCGTCTGCACCATCCGCTGGTCGGCGATCTGTCCCTGCACTACGAGTCCTTCCGCCTGGCGGACGACTCGGACCAGTCCCTGATCACGTATCACGCCGAGCCGGACTCCGCGTCCGCCGACTCCCTGCGCCTGCTGGCCAGCTGGGGCACGGACGCGACGCGCACGGCCTCGTCCCTCCCGTGA
- a CDS encoding S8 family peptidase: MKTAAAAGAATAAAVALAAGMTSPASARPTERTSSGASVLGAKTRVTLITGDRVALDAKGRIVGVERAKGREHIPFQVRRTEGHTLVVPADAAPLVASGTLDQRLFDITELNKAATRKDQKNGLKVIVGYRGTAATARADVRDAGRLRHSLAALNADAVQAPVQDTAALWHAVTDGGRSASGIAHVWLDGVRKASLDKSVPQIGAPVAWKAGYTGKGVKVAVLDTGVDTRHPDLKDQVIESRNFSGAKDATDHFGHGTHVASIVAGTGAKSGGKYTGVAPGAKILNGKVLDDSGSGDDSGILAGMEWAAAQGASVVNLSLGGTDSPGIDPLEAEVDKLSAEKGILFAIAAGNDGPDSIGSPGSADAALTVGAVDKKDRLADFSSTGPRVGDGAIKPDVTAPGVDITAAAAKGSVIDQEVGEKPEGYLTLSGTSMATPHVAGAAAILKQEHPDWGYAELKGALTGSARGGAYTPFQQGSGRIAVDRAITQSVIADPVSLSFGVQQWPHTDDKPVTRKVTYRNLGDKAATLTLSSTGLDPRGKAAPAGFFKLGATKVTVPAHGTASVGLTVDTRLGGTLDGAYSAYVTATGAGQSVRTAAAVTREVESYDVTLKFIGRDGKPAPFYNADLNGVAGLASGKDFNPYDRSGTVKVRAPKGTYILNSSLYADPADATKGVDWIAQPKLTVARKQTITIDARRTRPVGISVPATGVKSAFAAPEYDVIVGKGQYGYGWFLDSYKNFRTLHLGPQLPPGSLYQQWDGHWTKGASEEYDVTAGGPVKQLATGYTKHFTASELATVKARLGASASGRTGSVNAVGWLPGSSGASSIGIPQKLPGTRTLHLSATGGVNWQLEFAQDGGTDRDGFPITEASYTLGEFTFKAGRTYTKTVNTAVFGPHVGGGFGLFRNGNEIYGSLPLVADSGRHTGSSAFSSVSTTLYRGGTKVAVNDDPLFGEKTFKVPAGDAAYKLTTSVRRSAEVARASSRIDATWTFHSKKPSGDFAELPASVLHYGIDTGLDSRVAAGKAVTFPVTVEGSAAGRNLESLAVYVSYDGKTFKKVDVRGGRITVKNPAKGRSVTLRAQITDKQGNTSQITIWDAYFGK; this comes from the coding sequence GTGAAAACTGCTGCTGCGGCGGGTGCGGCAACGGCCGCAGCCGTCGCCCTCGCCGCGGGCATGACCAGCCCGGCATCGGCGAGGCCCACGGAGCGCACCTCGTCCGGCGCCTCGGTGCTCGGCGCCAAGACCCGTGTCACCCTCATCACCGGTGATCGTGTCGCCCTCGACGCCAAGGGCCGGATCGTCGGAGTGGAGCGGGCCAAGGGCCGCGAGCACATACCCTTCCAGGTCCGCAGGACCGAGGGGCACACGCTGGTCGTCCCCGCCGACGCGGCCCCCCTGGTGGCCTCCGGCACCCTGGACCAGCGGCTGTTCGACATCACCGAGCTGAACAAGGCGGCCACCCGCAAGGACCAGAAGAACGGTCTGAAGGTCATCGTCGGCTACCGCGGCACCGCCGCGACCGCCCGGGCCGACGTGCGGGACGCGGGCCGCCTGCGCCACAGCCTCGCGGCGCTCAACGCCGACGCCGTACAGGCCCCGGTGCAGGACACCGCCGCGCTGTGGCACGCCGTCACCGACGGCGGCAGGTCCGCCTCCGGCATCGCGCACGTCTGGCTCGACGGCGTCCGCAAGGCCTCCCTCGACAAGTCCGTGCCGCAGATCGGCGCGCCGGTCGCGTGGAAGGCCGGCTACACCGGCAAGGGCGTGAAGGTCGCCGTCCTCGACACCGGCGTGGACACCCGCCACCCGGACCTCAAGGACCAGGTGATCGAGTCCAGGAACTTCTCCGGCGCCAAGGACGCCACCGACCACTTCGGGCACGGCACGCACGTCGCCTCCATCGTGGCGGGCACCGGCGCCAAGTCCGGCGGGAAGTACACCGGTGTCGCGCCGGGCGCCAAGATCCTCAACGGCAAGGTCCTGGACGACTCCGGCTCCGGCGACGACTCCGGCATCCTCGCCGGCATGGAGTGGGCCGCCGCACAGGGCGCCTCCGTCGTCAACCTCAGCCTGGGCGGCACCGACAGCCCCGGCATCGACCCGCTGGAGGCCGAGGTCGACAAGCTGTCCGCCGAGAAGGGCATCCTGTTCGCGATCGCCGCGGGCAACGACGGCCCCGACTCGATCGGCTCGCCGGGCAGCGCGGACGCCGCGCTCACCGTCGGCGCCGTCGACAAGAAGGACAGGCTCGCCGACTTCTCCTCCACCGGCCCGCGCGTCGGCGACGGCGCCATCAAGCCGGACGTCACCGCGCCCGGCGTGGACATCACCGCCGCCGCGGCCAAGGGCAGCGTCATCGACCAGGAGGTCGGCGAGAAGCCCGAGGGCTACCTGACCCTCTCCGGCACCTCGATGGCCACGCCGCATGTCGCCGGCGCCGCCGCGATCCTCAAGCAGGAGCACCCGGACTGGGGCTACGCCGAGCTGAAGGGCGCGCTGACCGGCTCCGCCAGGGGCGGCGCCTACACGCCGTTCCAGCAGGGGTCGGGCCGTATCGCGGTGGACAGGGCCATCACCCAGTCCGTGATCGCCGACCCGGTCTCGCTGAGCTTCGGTGTCCAGCAGTGGCCGCACACCGACGACAAACCGGTCACCAGGAAGGTCACGTACCGCAACCTGGGTGACAAGGCCGCCACGCTCACCCTGAGCAGCACCGGCCTCGACCCCAGGGGCAAGGCGGCCCCGGCCGGCTTCTTCAAGCTGGGTGCCACCAAGGTGACCGTCCCGGCGCACGGCACGGCCTCCGTCGGCCTCACCGTCGACACCAGGCTGGGCGGCACCCTCGACGGCGCCTACTCCGCGTACGTGACCGCGACCGGCGCCGGCCAGAGCGTCCGCACGGCCGCCGCGGTGACGCGCGAAGTGGAGTCGTACGACGTCACGCTGAAGTTCATCGGGCGCGACGGCAAGCCGGCTCCGTTCTACAACGCCGACCTCAACGGTGTCGCCGGCCTCGCGAGCGGCAAGGACTTCAACCCGTACGACAGGTCCGGCACGGTGAAGGTGCGCGCGCCCAAGGGCACGTACATCCTCAACTCCTCCCTCTACGCGGACCCGGCCGACGCCACCAAGGGCGTCGACTGGATCGCCCAGCCCAAGTTGACCGTCGCCAGGAAGCAGACGATCACGATCGACGCGCGCAGGACCAGGCCGGTCGGCATCAGCGTCCCGGCCACGGGTGTGAAGTCCGCGTTCGCCGCCCCGGAGTACGACGTCATCGTCGGCAAGGGCCAGTACGGCTACGGCTGGTTCCTGGACTCGTACAAGAACTTCCGCACCCTCCACCTGGGCCCGCAGCTGCCCCCCGGATCGCTGTACCAGCAGTGGGACGGCCACTGGACCAAGGGCGCGAGCGAGGAGTACGACGTCACCGCCGGCGGTCCGGTCAAGCAGCTCGCCACCGGTTACACCAAGCACTTCACGGCGAGTGAGCTGGCCACGGTCAAGGCACGGCTCGGTGCCTCGGCGAGCGGCAGGACCGGCTCGGTCAACGCGGTCGGATGGCTGCCCGGCAGCAGCGGTGCCTCCTCCATCGGCATCCCGCAGAAGCTGCCCGGCACCCGGACCCTGCACCTGTCCGCCACGGGCGGGGTGAACTGGCAGCTGGAGTTCGCCCAGGACGGCGGCACCGACCGGGACGGCTTCCCGATCACCGAGGCGTCGTACACGCTCGGCGAGTTCACCTTCAAGGCCGGCCGCACCTACACCAAGACGGTCAACACCGCGGTCTTCGGCCCGCACGTCGGAGGCGGCTTCGGCCTGTTCCGCAACGGCAACGAGATCTACGGTTCGCTGCCGCTGGTCGCCGACTCCGGCAGGCACACCGGGTCCTCGGCGTTCTCCTCGGTGAGCACGACCCTGTACCGGGGCGGCACCAAGGTCGCCGTCAACGACGACCCGCTGTTCGGCGAGAAGACCTTCAAGGTCCCGGCCGGTGACGCCGCCTACAAGCTGACCACCTCGGTCAGGCGCTCGGCCGAGGTCGCCCGGGCCTCCTCCCGGATCGACGCGACCTGGACCTTCCACTCCAAGAAGCCCTCGGGCGACTTCGCCGAGCTGCCGGCCTCCGTTCTGCACTACGGCATCGACACCGGTCTGGACAGCCGCGTCGCGGCCGGCAAGGCGGTCACCTTCCCGGTCACCGTCGAGGGCTCGGCCGCGGGCAGGAACCTCGAGTCCCTGGCCGTCTACGTCTCCTACGACGGCAAGACCTTCAAGAAGGTCGACGTCCGCGGCGGCAGGATCACGGTGAAGAACCCCGCGAAGGGCAGGTCCGTCACCCTCCGCGCCCAGATCACCGACAAGCAGGGCAACACGTCGCAGATCACGATCTGGGACGCGTACTTCGGCAAGTGA
- a CDS encoding NAD(P)-dependent alcohol dehydrogenase yields MTTVAAYAAPAAKAPLERTTIERRAVGEFDVLIDIKFAGICHSDIHQARDGWRPGTFPMVPGHEIAGVVSEVGPGVTKYAVGDRVGVGCMVDSCRECDNCKAGLEQYCSGGGPVWTYNGTGKDGQPTYGGYSQKIVVDQDYVVRIPDGLSLDVAAPLLCAGITTYSPLRHWNAGPGKKVAVVGLGGLGHVGVKLAHALGAEVTVLSQSLRKKDDGLKLGADHYYATSDPKTFEELAGTFDLILNTVSAPLDFAPYFSLLRTDGSMVNVGLPEEPVQIVLQTLFGNRRSVSSSGIGGIAETQEMLDFCAEHGVGAEIELISAEEINDAYERVLSSDVRYRFVIDTATI; encoded by the coding sequence ATGACCACTGTTGCTGCGTACGCCGCCCCCGCTGCGAAGGCTCCGCTGGAGCGGACGACCATCGAGCGGCGCGCGGTCGGCGAGTTCGACGTCCTGATCGACATCAAGTTCGCCGGTATCTGCCACTCCGACATCCACCAGGCCCGCGACGGCTGGCGGCCCGGCACCTTCCCGATGGTGCCCGGCCACGAGATCGCGGGCGTCGTCTCCGAGGTCGGCCCCGGCGTGACGAAGTACGCCGTCGGCGACCGGGTGGGGGTCGGCTGCATGGTCGACTCCTGCCGCGAGTGCGACAACTGCAAGGCGGGCCTGGAGCAGTACTGCTCGGGCGGCGGCCCGGTTTGGACGTACAACGGCACCGGCAAGGACGGGCAGCCCACCTACGGCGGCTACTCCCAGAAGATCGTCGTCGACCAGGACTACGTCGTCCGCATCCCGGACGGCCTGTCCCTGGACGTGGCCGCCCCGCTGCTCTGCGCCGGCATCACCACCTACTCCCCGCTCCGCCACTGGAACGCCGGCCCCGGCAAGAAGGTCGCCGTCGTCGGCCTCGGCGGCCTCGGCCACGTCGGCGTGAAGCTCGCGCACGCGCTCGGCGCCGAGGTCACGGTGCTCTCCCAGTCGCTGCGCAAGAAGGACGACGGCCTGAAGCTGGGCGCCGACCACTACTACGCCACCAGCGACCCCAAGACCTTCGAGGAGCTGGCGGGCACGTTCGACCTGATCCTGAACACGGTCTCGGCCCCGCTGGACTTCGCGCCCTACTTCTCCCTGCTGCGCACCGACGGCAGCATGGTCAACGTGGGCCTGCCGGAGGAGCCGGTGCAGATCGTCCTGCAGACCCTGTTCGGCAACCGCCGCAGCGTGAGCAGCTCCGGCATCGGCGGCATCGCCGAGACCCAGGAGATGCTGGACTTCTGCGCCGAGCACGGTGTCGGCGCCGAGATCGAGCTGATCAGCGCCGAGGAGATCAACGACGCGTACGAGCGGGTGCTCTCCAGCGACGTCCGCTACCGCTTCGTGATCGACACGGCCACGATCTGA